Proteins encoded by one window of Cheilinus undulatus linkage group 13, ASM1832078v1, whole genome shotgun sequence:
- the zgc:66427 gene encoding E3 ubiquitin-protein ligase ZNRF1 translates to MGTKASRLQEDPVPSAFGKDGTKRDSYRRPRCSRPTSLMVDFSVSFEDTEANQSRSEEGSDSDLGQHGASADGSPADHHSIPSSISQASPADDNNSEGRPEDEGNISPEPPAVAEHQPGEETGRTPHRTFSERLPGNRHSSSRSVGARSARVRGTHQRPVSEAWIGLYRVNNRHGNIRCPFCSKPFPGGRIEDHLLSCLTSPPLPYNTDVLSKDSGECSICLEDLLQGETIARLACLCVYHKSCIDSWSKVKPCCPEHPFD, encoded by the exons ATGGGGACGAAAGCAAGTCGTTTACAGGAAGACCCGGTTCCCTCTGCTTTTGGAAAAGATGGCACAAAGCGGGACTCCTATCGGCGACCCCGCTGTTCCAGGCCCACCAGTCTAATGGTGGACTTCTCTGTGAGCTTCGAGGACACTGAGGCCAACCAAAGTCGATCGGAGGAAGGCAGCGACTCAGACCTCGGGCAGCATGGGGCGAGCGCCGACGGCAGCCCCGCTGACCATCACAGCATCCCGTCTAGCATTAGCCAAGCGTCACCTGCGGACGACAACAACAGCGAGGGGAGACCCGAGGATGAGGGGAATATAAGCCCGGAGCCTCCCGCCGTAGCGGAACATCAGCCCGGAGAGGAAACAGGCCGCACGCCCCACCGCACTTTTTCCGAGCGGCTGCCCGGGAATCGGCACTCTTCCTCCCGCAGCGTCGGCGCAAGATCCGCCCGGGTCCGAGGCACACACCAGCGGCCGGTGTCAGAGGCTTGGATCGGCCTTTACCGTGTTAACAATCGTCATGGCa ATATCCGCTGTCCTTTCTGCTCAAAGCCTTTCCCCGGGGGTCGGATCGAGGATCACCTGTTGAGCTGCCTCACATCCCCTCCCCTACCTTACAACA CGGACGTGCTCAGTAAAGACAGCGGAGAGTGTTCCATCTGTCTGGAGGATCTGTTACAGGGGGAGACCATCGCCAGGCTGGCTTGCCTCTGCGTCTATCacaagag